A genomic window from Micromonospora violae includes:
- a CDS encoding LLM class flavin-dependent oxidoreductase — translation MTMLHLNAFLMGVGHHEAAWRLPDSDPFAQTDVEHFKRLARIAERGKLDSLFLADSPVLWNSIGRRPGGTLEPTVLLAALAGATNHIGLIATASTTYNEPFNLARRFASLDHVSGGRAGWNIVTTAGEKAARNFNLDDLPAHRDRYERAAEFIEVSLKLWDSWDDAAPLGDKDGGRWGDDDLLYPPEHSGRHFRVAGPLNVPRSPQGYPLLVQAGSSEDGKDLAARYAEAVFTAQQTLAEAQAFYRDLKRRATQVGRDPAIIKILPGIVPAIGATEAEARALEEELDRLIKPEYARQQLATTLRVAPEDLDLDKELPADLPSEDEIEGAKSRYTLIVTLARRERLTVRQLIGRLGGGRGHRTFAGTPEQVADAIEEWYRGGAADGFNIMPPVLPSGLETFVDHVVPILQRRGLFRTEYTGTTLREHYGLPRPANQFTRQLAAANR, via the coding sequence ATGACCATGCTGCACCTCAACGCGTTTCTCATGGGCGTCGGCCACCACGAGGCCGCCTGGCGCCTGCCCGACAGCGACCCGTTCGCGCAGACCGACGTCGAACACTTCAAGCGTCTTGCCCGCATCGCCGAACGCGGCAAGCTCGACTCGCTGTTCCTCGCCGACAGCCCGGTGCTGTGGAACAGCATCGGCCGGCGGCCGGGGGGCACCCTGGAGCCGACCGTGCTGCTCGCCGCCCTGGCTGGCGCGACGAACCACATCGGGCTGATCGCGACGGCGTCGACGACGTACAACGAGCCGTTCAACCTGGCCCGCCGGTTCGCGTCGTTGGACCACGTCAGCGGCGGTCGGGCGGGCTGGAACATCGTCACCACGGCCGGTGAGAAGGCGGCCCGGAACTTCAACCTGGACGACCTGCCAGCCCACCGGGACCGGTACGAGCGGGCGGCCGAGTTCATCGAGGTGTCCCTGAAGCTCTGGGACAGTTGGGACGACGCGGCACCGCTCGGAGACAAGGACGGCGGGCGGTGGGGCGACGACGACCTGCTCTACCCGCCGGAGCACTCCGGACGGCACTTCCGGGTGGCCGGCCCGCTCAACGTCCCCCGCTCCCCGCAGGGCTACCCGCTGCTGGTGCAGGCCGGGTCATCCGAAGACGGCAAGGACCTCGCCGCCCGGTACGCGGAGGCCGTCTTCACCGCCCAGCAGACCCTCGCCGAGGCGCAGGCGTTCTACCGCGACCTCAAGCGGCGTGCCACGCAGGTCGGCCGCGACCCCGCCATCATCAAGATCCTGCCCGGCATCGTGCCGGCGATTGGCGCCACCGAGGCCGAGGCCCGCGCGCTAGAGGAGGAGCTGGACCGGTTGATCAAACCCGAGTACGCCCGGCAGCAGCTCGCCACGACGCTGCGGGTCGCCCCGGAAGACCTCGACCTGGACAAGGAACTGCCCGCGGACCTGCCGAGCGAGGACGAGATCGAGGGTGCGAAGAGCCGGTACACGCTGATCGTCACCCTGGCCCGGCGGGAACGGCTGACCGTCCGCCAACTGATCGGCCGACTCGGCGGCGGGCGCGGGCACCGCACCTTCGCCGGTACGCCGGAGCAGGTCGCCGACGCCATCGAGGAGTGGTACCGCGGCGGCGCCGCGGACGGTTTCAACATCATGCCCCCGGTGCTGCCGTCCGGGCTGGAGACGTTCGTCGACCACGTCGTACCGATCCTGCAACGCCGCGGGCTGTTCCGCACCGAGTACACCGGGACCACCCTGCGCGAGCACTACGGGCTCCCCCGCCCGGCCAACCAGTTCACCCGGCAGCTCGCCGCCGCGAACCGCTAA
- a CDS encoding ABC transporter permease, whose amino-acid sequence MSTAGDLIADGRLQDNLAISARRAGLGLAIGTVLGTVLALVAGLSRWGEAILDGPIQIKRAIPALALLPLLVLWFGIGEQMKVITITLGVFVPVYIHTHNGLRTIDSRYVELGESLRLRRAAFIRRIVLPGALPGFLLGMRFAVVGAWLSLVVVEQINSTSGIGYMMELAREYGQTDVIIVGLVLYGLLGLLSDGAVRLAQRRALSWRRTLAD is encoded by the coding sequence GTGAGCACGGCGGGCGATCTCATCGCCGACGGCCGACTACAGGACAACCTGGCCATCTCAGCTCGACGGGCCGGCCTGGGGCTCGCCATCGGCACCGTCCTCGGCACGGTATTGGCGTTGGTCGCTGGTCTGAGTCGGTGGGGCGAGGCCATCCTCGATGGCCCTATCCAGATCAAGCGGGCCATCCCCGCGCTCGCGCTGCTACCGCTGCTCGTCCTCTGGTTCGGCATCGGCGAACAGATGAAGGTCATCACCATCACGCTGGGCGTGTTCGTCCCCGTCTACATCCACACCCACAACGGCCTGCGCACCATCGACAGCCGGTACGTCGAACTGGGCGAGTCGCTGCGACTACGGAGGGCGGCGTTCATCCGCCGGATCGTGCTGCCCGGCGCGCTGCCCGGCTTTCTGCTCGGCATGCGGTTCGCGGTCGTCGGGGCGTGGCTGTCCCTGGTCGTCGTCGAGCAGATCAACTCGACCAGCGGCATCGGCTACATGATGGAGCTGGCCCGGGAGTACGGCCAGACCGACGTGATCATCGTCGGGCTCGTGCTGTACGGGCTGCTCGGGCTGCTGTCTGACGGCGCCGTCCGGCTCGCACAGAGGAGGGCACTGTCGTGGCGACGCACGCTGGCGGACTGA
- a CDS encoding ABC transporter ATP-binding protein, translating to MATHAGGLTTSRAVRVHSLARGFGDRVVLDGFDLEIGTGEFVALLGRSGSGKSTLLRALAGLDGDVTGSGLVDVPENSSVVFQDARLLPWQRVLDNVVLGLRGPDAIERGRAALAEVGLAGRERAWPNELSGGEQQRVALARALVSEPELLLADEPFGALDALTRLRMHALLRVLHARHRPTVLLVTHDVDEAITLADRVLLLDSGRIAVDLAIDLPAPRSYRQPQFLAYRETLLRALGVDETEG from the coding sequence GTGGCGACGCACGCTGGCGGACTGACCACATCCCGCGCCGTACGCGTTCACAGCTTGGCGCGCGGCTTCGGGGATCGGGTGGTTCTCGACGGATTCGACCTGGAGATCGGCACGGGCGAGTTCGTCGCGCTGCTGGGACGCAGCGGCTCGGGCAAGAGCACCCTGCTGCGTGCTCTCGCCGGCCTCGACGGCGACGTCACGGGCTCGGGCCTGGTTGACGTACCGGAGAACTCCTCGGTCGTCTTTCAGGATGCCCGGCTCCTGCCGTGGCAGCGCGTCCTGGACAACGTCGTTCTCGGCCTGCGCGGACCGGACGCCATCGAGCGCGGCCGCGCCGCCCTCGCCGAGGTCGGTTTGGCCGGACGCGAGCGGGCCTGGCCCAATGAGTTGTCCGGTGGTGAACAGCAGCGGGTCGCGCTGGCCCGGGCGCTGGTGTCCGAGCCGGAACTGCTGCTCGCCGACGAGCCGTTCGGCGCGCTGGACGCGCTGACCCGGCTGCGCATGCACGCCCTGCTGCGCGTGCTGCATGCCCGGCACCGGCCCACGGTGCTGCTCGTCACGCACGACGTCGACGAGGCCATCACGCTGGCCGACCGCGTGCTGCTGCTGGACAGCGGCCGGATCGCCGTCGACCTCGCAATCGACCTACCAGCGCCGCGGTCGTACCGGCAGCCGCAGTTCCTCGCGTACCGCGAAACCCTGCTGCGGGCGCTCGGCGTCGACGAGACGGAAGGATGA